In one window of Candidatus Sulfuricurvum sp. RIFRC-1 DNA:
- the dapA gene encoding 4-hydroxy-tetrahydrodipicolinate synthase yields the protein MNLVTGSTTALITPFKNGKLDEQKYADLIRRQIKNGINAVCPVGTTGESATLSYDEDRICMEIAVSICKGTKTKVLAGAGSNSTAEAIEAALTAQKCGVDAIFSVAPYYNKPSQEGLYQHYKAIAESVPELPFMLYNVPGRTVVDISADTVIRLFDDVKNIYGIKEATGSIERTIELLSRRPELKVFSGDDAIDYAILACGGAGITSVTSNLLPDLKSQLVAKALSGDLGGAKALNDALFPINKALFLESNPVMIKAAMYVAGLIDTLEYRLPLVAPSSANLKQLENVMKNYTIAGA from the coding sequence ATGAATCTAGTAACAGGCTCAACGACAGCCTTGATAACCCCTTTTAAAAACGGAAAACTCGATGAGCAAAAATACGCTGATCTAATCCGAAGACAAATCAAAAATGGGATTAATGCGGTTTGTCCGGTAGGGACAACGGGAGAGAGTGCAACGCTGAGTTACGATGAAGACCGTATCTGCATGGAGATTGCCGTAAGCATCTGCAAAGGGACCAAGACCAAAGTCCTCGCAGGTGCGGGGAGCAACTCCACCGCCGAAGCAATCGAAGCGGCATTAACGGCACAAAAATGTGGTGTCGATGCAATATTCTCCGTCGCACCGTACTACAACAAACCTTCCCAAGAGGGTCTCTATCAGCACTATAAAGCTATCGCCGAATCGGTACCGGAATTGCCGTTTATGCTCTATAACGTTCCGGGACGCACCGTCGTGGACATCAGCGCCGATACCGTTATCCGTCTTTTTGATGATGTGAAAAATATTTACGGAATCAAAGAGGCAACGGGAAGTATTGAGCGTACCATCGAGCTCCTCTCCCGCCGACCTGAGCTTAAAGTCTTCAGCGGAGATGATGCTATCGATTACGCTATTTTAGCTTGTGGAGGAGCGGGGATCACTTCGGTCACCTCTAACCTTCTTCCTGATCTAAAAAGCCAGCTTGTAGCCAAAGCCCTTTCGGGGGATTTGGGTGGAGCTAAAGCACTCAATGATGCATTATTCCCGATCAACAAAGCCCTCTTTTTAGAGTCCAATCCGGTGATGATCAAAGCTGCAATGTACGTTGCTGGGCTAATCGATACGTTAGAGTATCGCCTCCCTCTCGTCGCACCAAGCAGCGCCAATCTAAAACAGCTTGAAAACGTTATGAAAAATTATACTATTGCAGGAGCATAA
- the rseP gene encoding RIP metalloprotease RseP: MSWLVALLVLSALIFFHELGHYSAARFFGVYVEVFSIGFGKKLFSFQWIGTQWQISAIPLGGYVKMKGQDDSDPTAISSDNDSYTTKKPWQRIIILLAGPLANFALAWVFFYAIALGGPQALSPVIGKIVKDSPAQEAGLLNGDKVLSINGDAISAWDELSESIKTSQGTMTLVIDRNDSRHFITLTPRISETTNLFKEKIQQRMVGIAPAGVTHTLDLSFTETLSYASKQTYETSFLIFQSVQKLLTGVVPAKEVGGVVSIVQITADATAYGWMSLCFFAALISVNLGVLNLLPIPALDGGHIMFNLYEMIRRKAPSEAVITQLTIGGWVILLGLMSLGLYNDITRLMQ; this comes from the coding sequence ATGTCTTGGTTAGTAGCTCTTCTCGTCCTCTCTGCCCTCATTTTTTTCCATGAACTCGGGCATTACAGTGCCGCCCGTTTTTTCGGTGTCTACGTCGAAGTCTTCAGCATCGGTTTCGGTAAAAAACTCTTCTCCTTTCAATGGATCGGAACGCAATGGCAAATCTCCGCAATACCCTTAGGCGGTTATGTCAAGATGAAAGGGCAAGATGATTCCGATCCCACTGCCATCAGCAGTGATAATGACAGCTACACTACTAAAAAACCGTGGCAACGGATCATAATCCTACTCGCAGGGCCTCTGGCAAACTTTGCCTTAGCCTGGGTCTTTTTTTATGCCATCGCGTTAGGTGGTCCTCAAGCGCTCTCTCCTGTCATTGGTAAAATTGTTAAAGATTCGCCTGCACAGGAAGCCGGTTTGCTAAACGGGGACAAAGTACTTTCAATTAATGGTGATGCTATTAGTGCATGGGATGAGCTCTCTGAATCGATCAAAACCTCTCAGGGTACAATGACATTGGTGATCGATCGCAACGATAGCCGCCACTTTATCACTCTCACTCCTCGTATTAGCGAGACAACCAATCTTTTCAAAGAAAAAATCCAGCAACGTATGGTTGGTATCGCCCCCGCAGGTGTCACCCATACGCTCGATCTGAGTTTCACCGAAACGCTCTCTTACGCATCCAAACAAACGTATGAGACTTCCTTTCTCATTTTTCAAAGCGTCCAAAAACTCCTCACGGGAGTTGTCCCGGCTAAAGAGGTCGGAGGAGTTGTCAGTATCGTTCAAATCACCGCCGACGCAACGGCGTACGGATGGATGAGTCTCTGTTTCTTTGCCGCTTTGATTTCCGTCAATCTCGGAGTCCTCAATCTCCTCCCTATCCCCGCACTCGATGGTGGGCATATCATGTTTAATCTCTACGAAATGATCCGCCGTAAAGCTCCGAGTGAAGCAGTTATTACCCAACTCACAATCGGAGGATGGGTTATACTGCTCGGACTCATGAGTTTGGGGCTCTATAACGATATTACGAGGTTAATGCAATGA
- the pgsA gene encoding CDP-diacylglycerol--glycerol-3-phosphate 3-phosphatidyltransferase, which yields MINIPNILAFIRLLIAPVMFWIILNPQMFTDMGWHISWSYYIASFLFVIASVTDFFDGYVARELDQITIVGQILDPLADKMLTLAAFLGLMMSGAASAWAIYIIIVRELFITGLRTLSVSEGIDVSASMAGKVKTVAQMIAIGFLLMHWPFANVLLWIAVTLTIYSGAEYLVGFAKAYKGKL from the coding sequence ATGATTAATATCCCCAATATCTTAGCATTTATCCGCCTTCTCATCGCTCCGGTGATGTTTTGGATCATCCTCAATCCCCAAATGTTCACCGACATGGGATGGCATATCAGTTGGAGCTACTACATCGCTTCATTCTTATTTGTCATCGCGTCGGTAACCGATTTTTTCGACGGTTATGTCGCACGTGAACTCGATCAGATCACCATTGTCGGTCAAATTCTCGATCCACTCGCCGATAAGATGCTCACCCTCGCCGCGTTTTTAGGACTGATGATGAGTGGAGCGGCATCGGCGTGGGCGATCTACATCATCATCGTTCGTGAGCTGTTTATCACCGGGCTTCGTACCCTCTCTGTCTCTGAGGGAATCGATGTCAGCGCATCGATGGCGGGTAAAGTCAAAACTGTCGCTCAGATGATCGCGATCGGATTTTTACTCATGCATTGGCCTTTTGCGAATGTTTTACTCTGGATAGCGGTCACACTTACGATCTATTCGGGAGCTGAATACCTCGTCGGATTTGCTAAAGCCTATAAAGGAAAACTCTAA
- a CDS encoding quinone-dependent dihydroorotate dehydrogenase, with protein MFDYESLKPWLFKLQPESAHTLAAGLLSSASYCPPLFNGWMAKHFVSHPSLTQELFGRTFLNPVGLAAGFDKNATMFHGVMSMGFGFTEIGTLTPKPQEGNPRPRLWRHIEEESLQNAMGFNNDGLFRISHRLKNIYPFSTPIGVNIGKNKITPDDKAIKDYTTLIKALHEYADYMVINISSPNTPGLRDLQNEAFIAQLFSEAKALTDKPILLKIAPDMSEDQAVALCVHAVESGADGIIATNTTIDYSLVSEPEDIGGLSGEVLRERSFYIFDAIARELYGKTTLISVGGISTPEEAYRRIRAGASLVQIYTSLIFKGPEVIEEINSGLIDLLASDGFTSITEAIGADRQ; from the coding sequence ATGTTTGATTACGAATCTTTAAAACCCTGGCTTTTTAAACTTCAACCCGAAAGCGCTCATACCCTTGCGGCCGGACTCTTATCATCTGCAAGCTATTGTCCCCCTCTCTTTAACGGCTGGATGGCAAAACACTTTGTAAGTCACCCTTCTCTCACCCAAGAGCTTTTCGGACGCACTTTCCTAAACCCTGTGGGTCTTGCTGCAGGATTTGACAAAAATGCGACGATGTTTCACGGTGTCATGTCGATGGGATTCGGTTTCACTGAGATCGGAACCCTTACCCCAAAACCGCAAGAGGGGAATCCACGCCCCCGTTTGTGGAGACATATTGAAGAAGAAAGCCTCCAAAATGCAATGGGATTTAACAATGACGGACTCTTCCGTATTTCTCATCGACTCAAAAACATCTATCCCTTCAGCACCCCTATCGGTGTCAACATCGGTAAAAACAAAATCACCCCCGATGATAAAGCGATCAAAGACTATACCACCCTCATCAAAGCGCTCCACGAGTATGCGGACTATATGGTTATCAATATCTCTTCTCCGAATACTCCGGGGTTACGTGATCTTCAAAACGAAGCATTTATCGCTCAGCTTTTCAGTGAAGCCAAAGCGCTTACCGATAAACCGATATTGCTCAAAATTGCCCCCGATATGAGCGAAGATCAGGCGGTTGCCCTTTGTGTCCACGCGGTGGAAAGCGGAGCCGATGGGATCATCGCGACCAATACGACCATCGATTATTCCCTCGTCTCCGAACCCGAAGATATAGGGGGCCTCAGCGGTGAAGTATTACGTGAACGCAGCTTCTATATTTTTGACGCAATTGCACGTGAGCTTTACGGTAAAACAACGCTGATCAGCGTTGGGGGCATTAGTACTCCGGAAGAGGCTTATCGCCGTATTCGAGCAGGTGCCTCACTCGTCCAAATCTATACCTCATTGATTTTCAAAGGGCCTGAAGTAATTGAAGAGATCAACAGCGGGTTGATCGATCTTTTAGCATCGGATGGTTTTACCTCGATCACTGAAGCAATCGGCGCAGATCGGCAATGA
- a CDS encoding pitrilysin family protein, whose protein sequence is MKIFIATILSLGTLMASSLPQYETKTLSNGLQVVAIPMDNGSQVISTDIFYQVGSRNEVMGKSGIAHMLEHMNFKSTKNLKAGEFDEEVKSVGGMNNASTGFDFTHYYIKSSSENLPKSLSLFSELMQNLNLKDEEFQPERNVVAEERRWRTDNNPMGYLYFRLFNSAYVYHPYHWTPIGFMNDIQTWTLEDIRSFHKTYYQPRNAILIVTGDIKPARVFEEVQKQFGTLNNTVDIPEKKIIEPEQDGARRVEIHKESEVEMLAISFPIPNFQHADQPKLSALSEMLSSGKSSRLNRVLVDEKRLVNQIYAYNMENSDPGVFLFLAVCNNGIKAEEVEKEIWNVIRGLQKKPVEKAELDKVKINTKADFIYSLESSTSVAELFGSYLARGDIAPLMHYEAAIEALNPEEIQKVAQQYLTSEKSTTLILRKGQK, encoded by the coding sequence ATGAAAATCTTCATTGCAACAATTTTGTCTCTAGGAACCCTCATGGCCTCTTCACTTCCTCAGTATGAAACCAAAACCCTCTCCAATGGATTGCAAGTCGTTGCCATCCCGATGGATAACGGTTCACAGGTTATCTCAACCGATATTTTTTATCAGGTGGGAAGCCGCAATGAAGTAATGGGTAAAAGCGGCATTGCCCATATGCTTGAACACATGAATTTCAAATCGACCAAAAACCTCAAAGCGGGTGAGTTTGACGAAGAGGTCAAAAGTGTCGGAGGGATGAACAACGCATCAACCGGATTTGATTTCACTCATTATTACATCAAATCAAGCAGTGAGAATCTTCCTAAATCTCTTTCTCTGTTTTCAGAATTGATGCAAAATCTTAATCTTAAAGATGAAGAATTCCAGCCAGAGCGCAACGTTGTTGCGGAAGAGCGCCGTTGGAGAACCGATAACAATCCAATGGGTTATCTCTATTTCCGTCTCTTTAACAGTGCCTATGTTTATCACCCCTACCATTGGACGCCGATCGGTTTTATGAATGATATTCAAACCTGGACGTTAGAGGATATTCGCTCTTTTCACAAAACCTACTATCAACCGCGCAATGCCATTTTGATCGTAACAGGCGATATTAAACCCGCTCGTGTTTTTGAAGAGGTACAAAAACAGTTTGGTACGCTCAACAATACCGTTGATATCCCAGAGAAAAAAATTATTGAGCCGGAACAAGACGGTGCACGCCGCGTAGAGATACACAAAGAGAGCGAAGTGGAGATGCTGGCTATCAGCTTTCCTATCCCGAATTTTCAACACGCCGATCAACCGAAACTCTCAGCACTCAGCGAAATGCTCAGTTCGGGCAAAAGCTCACGCCTGAACCGTGTATTGGTCGATGAAAAACGTCTTGTCAATCAAATTTACGCTTACAACATGGAAAATAGTGATCCGGGCGTCTTTTTATTTCTCGCCGTTTGTAATAATGGAATCAAAGCGGAAGAGGTTGAAAAAGAGATTTGGAATGTTATCCGTGGGCTTCAAAAAAAACCGGTGGAAAAAGCAGAACTTGACAAAGTCAAAATCAATACCAAAGCCGATTTTATCTACTCTTTAGAGAGTTCAACATCGGTTGCTGAGTTATTCGGAAGCTACCTCGCTCGCGGTGATATTGCTCCATTGATGCATTATGAGGCTGCGATTGAGGCATTAAACCCTGAAGAGATCCAAAAAGTTGCACAACAATACCTTACCTCTGAAAAATCGACAACGCTAATCCTACGAAAAGGACAAAAATGA
- a CDS encoding enoyl-ACP reductase, protein MSNMKGKTLVITGATKGIGQAIAEKFAQQGVNIAFTYNSNGETAAILAQDWESKYAIKARAYPLNILETDEFKPLFEAIDADFDRVDFFVSNAMIYGRPVVGGYGKFMRLKPRGLNNIYTATVNAFVVGTQEAAKRMEKVGGGAVVTMSSTGNLIYIENYAGHGTNKAAVEAMSRYAAVELGEMNIRVNAVSGGPIDTDALKAFTNYEEVKAETIKRSALNRMGSPNDIAGAVYFLCTEEASWITGQTIIVDGGTTFR, encoded by the coding sequence ATGTCAAATATGAAGGGCAAAACACTCGTAATTACGGGAGCAACCAAAGGGATCGGACAAGCCATCGCTGAAAAATTTGCACAACAGGGTGTTAACATCGCATTTACCTACAACTCTAACGGTGAAACAGCCGCTATTTTAGCCCAAGATTGGGAGAGTAAATACGCCATTAAAGCTCGCGCTTATCCTCTCAATATCTTGGAGACCGATGAGTTTAAGCCTCTTTTTGAAGCAATTGATGCCGATTTCGACCGTGTTGACTTTTTTGTTAGTAACGCAATGATCTACGGCCGTCCGGTTGTCGGCGGATACGGTAAGTTTATGCGTCTCAAACCACGCGGTTTGAACAATATCTACACCGCAACCGTCAACGCATTTGTCGTCGGAACCCAAGAAGCGGCAAAACGGATGGAAAAAGTGGGTGGCGGTGCCGTCGTTACGATGTCAAGTACCGGAAACCTAATCTACATTGAAAACTATGCCGGTCACGGAACCAATAAGGCAGCGGTCGAAGCGATGAGCCGTTACGCGGCCGTAGAGCTCGGAGAGATGAACATCCGTGTCAATGCCGTATCCGGCGGACCGATCGATACCGATGCGTTAAAAGCGTTCACTAACTACGAAGAGGTCAAAGCCGAAACCATCAAACGCTCAGCTCTGAATCGTATGGGCAGCCCGAACGACATCGCGGGAGCGGTTTATTTCCTCTGCACCGAAGAAGCGAGCTGGATCACCGGACAAACGATTATCGTTGATGGCGGCACCACGTTTAGATGA
- a CDS encoding ABC transporter transmembrane domain-containing protein yields the protein MKFSEIYQRYWPYIKGYKFQYAMVLIGILLTVTATAGTAHIMQPLMDNMFIKKEENMLYIIPTLLVGIYIIKSIGRYLQSVYNTYIGMHIVSRLRENLLDKIVHMDMQFLYTNRSGELISRITNDIARIQYFVSTMMPELIRESLTVIALIGYVIYLNATLAFWALFVMPVIIFPLLKITRRLKRLSHRSQEKNADLMTRLTEVFNNSEIIKANATENYEVTRFKNENEHFFKLNMKTTYTSELVSPLMEIIAAIGLAAVIFIGGQQVYSGAMSVGEFTAFLTAIGLVFQPLRRVSAIYSRIQDAQAASERVFHVFDIENEIKDGSITLDEPINYLQFNNVSLNFGEKTALSHIDLTIDRGQTVALVGQSGGGKSSLINLLLRFYDPTEGAISLNHQNLKSYTQNSLRNQIAAVSQRVYILQDTLAANVAYGSEIDEARVKDALRKADALEFTSALSEGIYTVMQEFGANLSGGQRQRIAIARAIYKHASLLILDEATSALDNESEKRIQGALNAYAQDKITLIIAHRLSTIEHADVILYFEEGQIIARGTHNELLETSESYRRLAGILGE from the coding sequence TTGAAATTCAGCGAAATCTATCAACGATACTGGCCCTATATAAAAGGGTATAAATTTCAATACGCGATGGTTCTTATCGGAATACTTCTCACCGTTACCGCCACAGCAGGAACGGCGCATATTATGCAGCCGTTGATGGATAATATGTTCATCAAAAAAGAAGAAAATATGCTCTATATTATTCCTACCCTGCTGGTAGGGATTTACATTATCAAATCCATCGGACGCTATCTTCAATCGGTTTACAATACCTATATCGGAATGCATATTGTCTCTCGTTTACGCGAGAATCTTCTGGACAAAATTGTCCATATGGATATGCAATTTCTCTATACCAATCGCAGCGGAGAACTTATCTCTCGTATCACCAACGATATTGCACGTATTCAGTATTTCGTCTCGACGATGATGCCCGAACTCATCCGCGAAAGCCTCACCGTTATTGCACTGATCGGTTATGTCATTTACCTCAATGCAACACTCGCTTTTTGGGCATTGTTTGTGATGCCCGTAATTATATTTCCTCTCCTGAAAATCACCCGCCGACTTAAACGCCTCTCTCATCGCTCTCAGGAGAAAAATGCTGATTTGATGACTCGATTAACCGAAGTATTTAACAACAGTGAAATTATCAAAGCCAATGCGACCGAAAACTATGAAGTGACACGATTCAAAAATGAAAATGAGCACTTTTTCAAACTCAATATGAAAACCACCTATACCAGTGAATTGGTCTCTCCATTGATGGAAATCATCGCTGCAATCGGTCTGGCTGCCGTAATCTTCATCGGAGGACAACAAGTTTACTCCGGTGCCATGAGCGTCGGAGAATTTACCGCATTTTTAACGGCTATCGGATTGGTTTTTCAACCTCTTCGCCGTGTCAGTGCAATTTACAGCCGCATCCAAGATGCCCAAGCGGCCAGTGAACGGGTATTTCATGTTTTTGATATCGAAAATGAGATCAAGGATGGTTCCATCACACTGGATGAGCCGATTAATTATCTTCAATTTAACAATGTTAGCCTTAACTTCGGGGAAAAAACAGCCCTTTCGCATATCGACCTTACGATAGATCGAGGTCAAACAGTCGCCCTTGTCGGACAAAGCGGCGGAGGGAAAAGCTCTCTCATCAATCTTTTATTGCGTTTTTATGATCCCACCGAGGGGGCTATTTCACTCAATCATCAGAATCTAAAATCGTACACCCAAAATTCTCTGCGTAACCAAATTGCCGCCGTATCACAACGAGTTTATATCCTCCAAGATACTTTAGCGGCTAATGTCGCTTACGGCAGTGAAATTGATGAAGCAAGAGTAAAAGACGCCCTCCGAAAAGCCGATGCTCTCGAGTTTACTTCCGCACTGAGCGAGGGGATCTACACCGTAATGCAAGAGTTCGGTGCCAACCTCTCCGGCGGTCAACGTCAACGTATCGCCATCGCCCGTGCGATCTACAAACACGCATCTCTCCTCATTTTGGATGAAGCGACCAGTGCTCTGGACAACGAAAGTGAAAAACGTATCCAAGGGGCGCTAAACGCTTATGCGCAGGATAAGATAACCCTGATCATCGCCCATCGACTCAGCACGATTGAGCATGCCGATGTTATTTTGTATTTCGAAGAGGGGCAAATTATCGCTCGCGGAACTCACAATGAGCTTCTCGAAACCTCCGAAAGCTACCGTCGTCTTGCGGGAATACTGGGAGAATAA